The window AATATGCAGATACGGTTTGCTTCCATGGGACTTCGTACGGGCATTACTGTTGAAATTATTTCCAGTGCCATAGGTGGTCAGATTGTCATTGCATCGGATTTCAACCGGTTGATTCTTTGTGCGGGAATGGCTTCCAAAATATGGGTTCGTCCCGAAAAAGGACCCGCAGGGGGATCCAATGACGAAGCAAAGAATGAAGACCTGCCGTTTGTCAATAAGTCTTTGCCGTTAGTCCGTATACCACCTGGAAAACAGGGCAGTATTACCCGGGTAAACGGCGGACACTTTCCCCGGCGGCGGCTGGGGAAAATGGGGTTTCAGCAGGGGGTTCTTGTCCGGGTAACCGGCAGCAGTCCCTCTTCAGATTCCATTGAAGTTATGGTACGGGGGCAACACCTTTCTCTATCACAAAAAGATGCCTCGAGAATTTTGGTGGAAAACATTACGTCGTAAATTTGGGTTAACCGCCTTCAGGATAAGGCAAAAACCAAGATTTATGTTCTGGGATCCACATGAGTCCTTCGAATCTGACATTAAGCCTTGGGCGAGGGACATACGGTAGTTCCGGGATGTCACAAGACCTTGCATGCCAAGGTGCTTTTCTGTTATACCGGGTACGATATAATTGAAACTGGAAGTGACCGGAGATATTTATGGATCGTATAAGAAGGGGATGTATTCTATTCATTTCAACTTGTTGTCTTTTTATTGCTCTTGATGCCAGCATTGTTTTAGCCTCGGAACGGCTATCGGTAAAAACTGTAGTTGCCAATTTGAGAAACGGGGCTGGAACCAAATATAAGGTGCTGTGGCAGGTAGAGAAATATCACCCTTTTCTTGTGATCAATAAAAAACAGGATTGGTACGAGGTAAAGGATTTTGAGGGCGATACGGCCTGGATTCATAGAACCCTGCTGGGAAATACGGATACGGTAATTTCCATAAAATCACAATGTAATGTTCGTACAAAACCGGATACATCAAGTGACATTATACTAAGAGTTGAACGCGGTGTCCCGTTTAAGGTGCTTGCCCACCAAGGGGACTGGATTAAGATTGAACATGCTGACGGCGAAGTCGGCTGGATATTTAAAAATTTGGTGTGGTAACCAGGTAATCAATAATTTTAATAAGGTAACACTTCATGGCAAATCAAGGTGTATCAAATGAGCGGAAAAGAGAACTGGAACAGATGGATCCTTTCCAGGAAGCTCTTGCCAAATCAATTAAATGGGCTAAAGCCCACAAAAAACAGTTGATGATTTCGATCGGTGCTCTGGTTGGGGTGGTGGTTGTGTTTTCTGCAATTATGTTTAGTTTTAAACAGTCTGAAATCAAGGCCTCTGAACTTGCTGCAACAGCCTATGAAAAATATGAAAAACAATTTTCCTTAAACCAGGATGCCCGGAAAGGATATGATGCAGTCAAAGGTGATTTTCAAACGCTCCTTAGTGAATATCCCAACACAAGTGCCGGGCGCATGGCATTGATCAATTTCGGAAAAATATGTTTTGAGGCCAAGGCGTATGATCAGGCCTTTGATCTCTACTCTCGGGCTCTGCCTGTACTGGGGGATAAGACAGGCGTGAAAAATTTTTTGCTTTGTACCCTGGGAACTATCTGTGAATTGAAAAATGATCCGGAACAGGGAAAGTCCTATTATATTCGTGTGGAAGAGAGCTCATCCAATCTTCTAAAAGATGATGCCCGGTTTGCACTGGCCCTGATTTATGAGAGTCTCAATGATTCAGATGCCAGTCGTAGAATGTATGAAAAAATTGCCGAAAGCCAGGGTTCGTCCATGTATAAAGACATAGCCCAGGCCCAAATATCTAAATAGCGTTTTACACAATGATACAAACTAAAAAAGGCTGCCTGGGCGGGGCAGCCTTTTTTAGAAAAGGAAAAAAAGATGAAAAAACTAACCGTGGTTAGTGAAAATTATTAAATGCAAAATGCTCGCCACTTCAGTGTAAATCCATCGATAATTTTCTAATTTACTTAAATTTAAAGATAAATTTTAAGAGATTCCCTCTAATGAGATAACGGCTTATGTCGCGATGATACGCTGAAGTTCAAAATTTTGAACTTTTAATGTTTCATTTTTTGAAAAGAGGATGTCATTCCCAAATAATGATCTTTTCCAGGGTTCAAAATTTTGAACCCTGTTTGGCCCCCGGTTTGATATCAGCTGTCATTTTAATTTAATTCCTTATCCAGATTAAATTTTTTCAATTTCTGATTTAATCCGCTTTTTCCGATACCAAGAATTTGTGCCGCTTTGGTCTGGACATTGCCCGCCATTTTCATTGCCCGCAGGATCATTCTTTTTTCGACAGCGGCAAGAGTTTCCGAAAGCCCTACACCATCAGGGATGCCGTCAAGCTGAAGTGTGCCGGATGTCGGATTCCGGATCTGGGCCGGCAGGTCTGACACCGTGATTATACTGCCCGGAGCCAGGATAACAGCCCGCTCAATGACATTTTCCAGCTCTCTGACATTGCCCTTCCACTCATAATCACACAGTCGCTGGACCGCTTCTTTATCAATATTTGTAACAACCCCGGCAGCCTCCGGACCCTGGGTATATTTTTCAATAAAATGATTGATCAACAAAGGAATGTCCTCCAACCGGTCTCGCAGGGGAGGGATGTTGGCTTTGACAACGTTGAGGCGATAGTACAGATCTTCCCTGAAATTTCCTTTTTTAACTTCATTTTCCAGGATTTTATTGGTGGCAGCAATGAGCCTGAAGTCCACAGGCAGGCTTACGGTTCCGCCAACCCGCTCCACGGTACGTTCCTGTAAGACCCGCAACAGTTTCACCTGAAGCGGCATGGTCAACTCTCCGATTTCATCCAGGAAAAGGGTGCCTTTATCCGCCAATTCAAATCGGCCTTTTTTTAACCCTGCCGCTCCGGTAAACGCCCCTTTTTCATGTCCGAAAAGTTCGCTTTCCATAAGAGATTCGGCAAAAGCAGAACAGTTCACTGCAACCAGGGAATGATCCTTACGCATGCTGTTGTAGTGAATCGATTTGGCCACAAGCTCCTTTCCGGTGCCGCTTTCACCTTCAATAAGCACCGAGGCACTAGTCGGGGCGACTTTTTTAATTATTTCGTACAGCGCCTGCATGGGTTTGCTTTTTCCAATGATGTTGTCAAACTGGTACCGGGACTGAATTGCATCCTTAAGGCGCGTGTTCTCCCGGACAATTTTGGAGATGGACAGGGCTTTGGCAATGTGGGCAATGAGCGCTTCATTTTCAAAAGGTTTTACAATATAGGTGTAAGCGCCTTTGTGCATGGCCTCCACAGCCATTTCCACGCTGCCGAATGCCGTCATGATGATCACCGGTAGATCCGGTTTTCTCTGTTTGGCCTTTTCCAGAAGGTCAATACCAGACATGCCCGGCATTTTGACATCGGATAAGACCAGGTCAATGGGCTGGGTATTTATAATATCCAGGGCCTCCATCCCGCTTGATGCGGTGAATGGTGTATATCCTTCTTCGGATAGAACTTCCCCAATAATCATCGGGTAATGTTTTTCGTCATCCACAATCAATATATTTTCCATTATAACTCCCGGATATTTTTACGGCGCTGAGGGCAGGCGTATCTCCACGCAAGCCCCGCAGGGTTCGGCATTGGTTATACGAATCTGACCCTGGTGTGCCTGAATGATGTTTTTTATAATACCAAGACCTAAACCGGTCCCCATTTCTTTGGTTGTGAAAAAGGGGGTCCATATTTTTTTCAGCAGATCTTCGTCGATGCCCGGGCCTGTGTCCGTGAAACTGGTATAAACAAACCCGGGCTCTTGCCATGTGGCAATGGTGATGCATCCATCTTTATGGTCCATGGCCTGAAATGCATTGAGAAAAATATTTAAAAATGCCTGGTAGAGCATGGCAGGGTCACCAAGAATATCCGGCAAGTTATCCTGGTACTTCCGGATGATCCTGTCCACTTGATGTTCGCTGGAAGATGATAGGAAAGTGATATTTTTTTCTAGGATATCTTCCAGGCGGCAGGGCCTTAAATCTGCAATTTTAGGTTTTGCAAAATCAAGGAAATCTGTGATGATGCGCTCCAGGCGAGTGGATTCTTCCACAATAATTCCAGGAATATTGCTGGACGGGTCCAGTTTAGCCATCTTTTTTTGCATCAGCTGAGCAGAGCTTTTTATGATGCCTAACGGGTTGCGAATTTCGTGTGACACACCGGCAGTCATTTCACCGATTGCGGACAGGTGCTCGGCCCTGCGCAGTTTTTCTTCAAGCTTGAGCCGCTCTTCAGCTCTTTGCTTAATAATATTTTCTCCATGTTTCACCACAAACCTTAGAACAAGAAAAAGAAGCCCCATGATAATGGCGCAACTGACGACAATCAATCCCTGGAGTTTAAATACCTGTTGGTATTCATCCGATACATCCCTGATAATCTCGACAACACCGATTACCATTTTGTCTTTGTCCCGGGTAAGTTGAACTTCCTGGGTTAAGGGGGCAAAGGTAACAATTTTTGTCTCTTTGGGAAACCAGAAAGTGAGTTCAATCCAGTTTCCCTGTTGAACCAGCTTGGAGGAGACTTCGTTTTTCATGGCTTTTTCATAGTGAACACCACCGGCATTTTTCTGGCCGACCCTTGTCTTATCCAGGCTGTAGGCGATAACATTGTCCGTTGCATAAATATTAACCATTTCCACATGAAAACTATGCAGAGTACTTTTGACAACTGTGTCAAGAAGCTGATATTGGCCTTGGTTTCGCAGTTTTATTTCGCCCTGTTTAAAAACCACGGGCCAGACAAATCTCAGAAATATCTGGTGATTGAGGTTTTCCACGAGAAGCCGGTTATACTCTCTGCTTTTTTCAAGTAGGATTTTTCTTACCCAGTGGGCATTCAAAGCGGCTATAACAATGGTGGCCGAAAGCATAACAACAAGGCTTGAAACAGTGAAGGCTTTAACTAGGACAAAAGGCCGGGTGCCCGAATTTTCACTCTCTTTGTGTTGATTTTTTTTCACATTAACCCATCTTTTTATATCTATATTGTGAAAAAAAATTCATATTTCGTTTGGCTTTTAATTTGACAAATACTTTTTTTATTTGCTATTCAACTTGTTAAACAGTTTGATTCCGCTTGACTTTATGTGTATTACATATCAAATATATAGTCATAATAGTCTTGGATATCAATACATAATTATTTGCGCTCTTCAGCTCAGGCCCTTTGCGATAGCCACAATTGAGGATAGATGCGTATGAAATTCGGAAAAAAAAATCATCTTGTAGGTTTGGATATTGGCGCTGCTTTTGTTAAGGTGGCCGAACTAAAGACGACAAAGAAAGGTCGTCAGCTTCATAAATTCGGCATCGCAAAAGTTCCGGAAGGCATGGTTGAGGACGGTCGGATTGCCGATATGGAGGGGTTGGCCGAAATTATTCGTTCATTGTTTAAAGCCCAGAATATCAAGGAAAAAAATGTAGCTCTTTCCACCGGCGGCCACTCCGTTGTCATCAAGACCATCAGTACATCAAAGGTGGCTGATGACGCACTGCATAAAAATATCCGGGCAGAAGCCGAACAATATATCCCCTACGATATAGATGACGTCAATATCGATTACCAGATTTTAGGAGACAGCGAGTACTCTTCAGAGCAGATGAATGTGCTTCTTGTCGCGGTGAAGCAGGATCTGGTGGACGAATATGTCGAACTGATCCATATGGCGGGCCTTAATCCCGTTATTATTGATGTGGATACGTTTGCCCTTCAGAATATTTACGAAACTCTTCCTGATGTTGATCATGGATGCATAACCCTGCTGCTTGATGTGGGGGCTTCCAAGACAAGTGTGAATATACTTCAAAACAAGAACTCCATGATGATGCGCGACATGACCAACGGATGCTATCAGTTGGTTTCTGTTATCAGTGAACGGCTTGGGCTTGACCGGGAAAAGGCATTGCAGATTGTCATGGGCGAGATAGATTCTCCGGAATCTGCACAGGAGCTGGAGGCAGTTTATGAAATGGTTGTGGGCAACTGGTGTGCAGATATCTGTCAGGTTGTTTATACTTTCGAGTCAGGCCCCGGTAATGCCGGGGTGGAAAAGATTATTGTCAGCGGTGGAGGCGGCTTCATTGACCTGCTGGCCGAAAAATTAACTGCAGAGCTGAAAGTAACGGTATCAAAGATTAATCCCTTTGCCGGCCTGATCAGCGACTCCAAAGAACTTGGCGATCTGGAAGCGTACCAGCTTCTGGCCCCCATTGCACTGGGGCTTGCCTCCAGACGGGTGAATGATAAATGATACGAATCAATCTGTTGCCGTTTAGGCTTGCCAGGAAAAAAGAAAATATCCGCCGCCAGGTATCCATTTTTTTCCTTTCCATTGCGTTGATTATTTTGGCACTGGCTTGGGTGTTCGTGAGGCTGAACAGTGAAGTGTCTCGTACACAGAATGAGGCAGCCCAGGTAAAAACAGAAAGTCTCAAGTATAAGAAAGTGGCAGATAAGGTTACCCAGATAGAGAAAAATTTAAAGACTCTGGAAGATAAACTGTCCATTGTCGAGAACTTAAAAAAAAGAAAGAATGAGCAGCAGATTTTACTGGAACAGCTGGCGCAACTGATTGTAGAAACAAAAATGTGGCTCTCCAGTGTGGCTGCAGATAGCCGGACCGTTTCTTTGAAAGGGGTTGCCTTTGATAACCCCACCATTGCCATGTTTATGAGAAACCTTGAAAGTTCCCATATGTTCGAAACCGTGGACCTAAAGCTGTCAAGGACAAAGGAATTTGATAATACTATCCGGTTAAAGGAGTTTGAAATATATTGCACAAAGAGACTAACCCAACCGGAATCCTACACGACGAATAAGGATGGGACGTCCCCAAAAGGGAAAAAATAATGGCCGGAAAAAAAGAAAATAGCACTGTGAAAAAAAAAGGACAGATGGACGTCCTGTTTGAAAAAATAGGCGCCTTGACAAAACTCCAACGTATTTTGATCAGTCTGGGCACACTATGTTTGATTGGTGCCGGGTTCTATTTTTTTCTGCTTGCCCCAAAGCTTGATGCTCTTACCGCAGCAAGAAACGATTTGCAAAATCATAAAAATCTTTTGTCAAAGTACAGAAGTAAAGCCAACACCCTTGCAAAGGTGGAAGCCCAGATGGCAAAAGTCCAGGAGCAATTTAACATTGCCATGACTGCCTTGCCGGATAAAAGAGAACTGCCTTCGTTGCTGGATGAAATATCCAAGGCAGGGATGGATGCCGGGCTTGAAGTCCAGTCATTTGCGCCCCAAAACATGGTGGAAAACCATTCCTACACAGAAATTCCATTGGCTATGACGGTGGCAGGCCGTTACCACCAGATTGCCGAGTTCTTTTACCGGGTTGCAGGACTTAATCGTATTGTCAATATATCCACCATTGATATGAACCGGATTTCCGGAAAAGAGCAAGTTAACAGAAATAATATCCAGATGAAATGTGTAGCCGTTACCTACATGTTTGTTGAACCCCCAAAAAATGGAACTGCAGACAATAAGAATAAAAAGAAACACCAAAAGGGTTAGAAGGCACCGGATATGGTAAAATTAACTAAAGTATGTTGGGTGGCCTGCGTGGGTGTCTCATTACTGTTTGTATCAGCCTGTGAGGAGCAGCCCCCTGCGCCAAGGCTGAAAAGACCTGCCGAAATCGTTTCCAAGTCCATTTCCAAACCCAAGATGCCGGTAACGCAAGCACCTGCCCCCAGGAATGCAGAAGTAACACAGACGCCGGTATCTGAGTTGAAGCCAGCCCTGGATCCCGTAAAAGTCAGCCAGGCAGGAGAGGACATAGCTGGGTCAGTCGGCCTGGAGAAAACTGGTATTTTCACCCCTATGGCAAAGTATGACAGCAAGGATCGGGTGGATCCGTTTATCCCTTTGATAGCTGAAAAAGATACGTCTGCAGGATCGGGTTTTCCTGATAATTTAAAACCCGATAGACCGTTGACGCCTTTGGAAACACTGGAATTAAGCCAGGTTAAGCTGGTGGCGGTAGTTGAAATGCAGGGCAGGACCATTGCCATGGTGGAAGATGCCGGCGGTAAAGGCTATGAGGTCACTGTTGGTACGTATATCGGGCCAAAAGGAGGAAGGGTTGCATCCATCACAATGGAAGGCATAAAAATTGAAGAAAAAGTAAAAGACTACCAGGGAAAAATTAGCAAGCGGTATGAAGAGATTAAATTTCATAAAAGCGAAAATGGGGAATAAGATTATGGTTACGTATCGGTCTGCTATCAGACATTATGGGACTGGTTTTATCATATCGGTTTTGCTGGTTTTCTTTACGTCAGGGTGCGTAACCCAAAAGACCGTAGCGCCCGAAAGTACAGTGAAAAAACAGAAAAACAAGGAGTTACAGTCAAATTCTTCGTCTTTGCCTAAAACAATTGACAAAATATGGGTCAATCCCAAAGCTGATGCGTTTGAGGTATGGATCCAGGGCTCCGGGGCTTTGAACGATTATACGTCCATTAAGCAGCCTTTCCCCTTTGCCGTGAGCGTCTATCTGACCAATGCCCGCCTTGCCCCCGCCGTGGATGCCGGATCTTTTTCCGACCCCCGTGTCAGCAGTGTGAACGTGGGATTTATTGATGATGCCCAGACAACAGTCAAGGTGGAGATCCTGCTTAAAGCAGACCTGCCCTACATTGTGGAGGAAAAACCGGACCGTTTGGGTATCATTCTTAAAGGCAGTCCGTCTGCTGTTGATCAGACGGACGGGGCCGGACCTGTTACGGATGAATCCGGACAGGATCTGGACGATGCTGAAGTGCTGCCCGAAGATGTTCCCATTCCCAAAACCACAGCCCATCTGACCCACATTGAATTTGATAACAATACGCTTGGTCAGTCTGACATTCAGATTCAAACGGATCACCCGGTTCGATACGAAACCATTCAGAACAGCAAGGATTCCCTGGGGCTGATATTGTATAACACAATGGTGCCCCTGCGCCATCAGCGGCCCCTTGTGACCCGTTATTTTAATTCTGCAGTGGTTCAAGTCATGCCCCGGCCAAATCCAGCAAATCCAAATGATGCGCTGGTGGATATCAAGATCCGGGAAACCGTGCCGTTCCAGGTGGTTCAAACCACCCGGGGCATTCATATGACTTTTGAAGCATCCACCGTCTCCCCGCCTGAATTTGATAAAGCCAAAGTGAGTCTGAACGCCGACCAAAAGACCCATGACATATTGCAAAAGCAGGATGTGCAAAAACAGGACCAGGGGCAGCCGGAAATCCAAGGAAATAAGACTGTTATGGATCAGGATCCTTTATTGAATCCTTCCAGTATTCGATACACCGGTGAAAAAATCAAACTGGATTTTTATGAAACAGATATTAAAAATGTTTTCAGGATATTGAAAAGTGTGGGCGGCGTCAACTTTGCCATTGATAAGGATGTGGAAGGCAAAGTGACATTAAGCTTGGAGGATCCCGTACCCTGGGACCAGATACTTGATCTTGTGTTAAAAATGAACAGTCTTGATAAAAAAATGGAGGGCAATGTGATCCGCATTGCCACCGCACAAACCCTTGCCAGGGAGGAAAACGAACGTCAGGATGCCATTGCTGCACGGCAAAAATCCGAAGATCAGAAAAAGGCCTTAGAACCCCTTGTCACCGAATATATTCCGGTCAATTATTCAGATGCAAAGGCTGATATTGAACCCCATGTATCACAGATCCTGACCCCGAGCCGGGGCAAGATTTCAGTGGATACCCGTACCAATATGCTGATCATTACCGATACCCAGGCCAAGGTCACCCAGGCCAATGAGCTGATCTACCGCCTGGACAAGGTAACGCCCCAAATCATGATTGAAGCCAAGGTGGTTGAGGTCACCAAGGAGTTTTCCAGGAAGTTCGGGATCAACTGGAACCTGTCCAATGCGTCGAGTGTGACATCGGGATTTGTCGATGATTACTCTGTTTCTGTTAACGCAGCAACAAAAGTGGGTATTTCCGGGGACTTCTCCTTTTTCGGGCTGTTCGGATCTTCTGTCAGCGCATTGAACGCCAAGCTCGAATCATCCGAGGCGCAAGGAGACGTCAGGATCGTATCCGCCCCAAGAATTCTGACCCTGGACAATAAAAAGGCCATGATCAAGCAGGGCCAGCAATATGCTTATTACGAGCGTGATGATTCAGGCGGGTCTTCTGTGGCGTTTAAAGACATTGACCTGCTGCTGGAAGTAACCCCCCATGTTACCCCGGATAACCGAATTTCCATGACCGTGCGGTTGACTAAAAACGATGTTGGTCCCGAGAATTCTCTGGGTGTCCCGTCTCTGGTGACCAATGAGGCGGAAACAGAGCTTCTGGTCAATAATAATGATACGGTTGTTATCGGTGGTGTTATTAAGACGAATCAGTCCCAGGACAGCGATGGCATTCCTTTTCTGGCCGGAATTCCGGGATTAGGCTATCTTTTTGGTTCAAAATCCAAAACTGACGATCGAAATGAATTGCTTATTTTCCTGACCCCCTCCATTGTCCAGCTTGAGCAGAAAAAGCATACTGTTCAATAGCAGCTTTTACAACGTTTAAAAGAGATGTTTTTCCAAGCGGGCATAACCGTATTTAACGCCATTTTTCAACTGCTTTTGATCTCCCTGACTGCAGGTATCTGCGTCAGGCAGCACTGGGTGTCCAGGGACCAGATTAAATCTTTATCCGCAGTAACAATAAATGTCTTTCTGCCCTGTCTGATCATGGCCAAAACCCTGACGCAGTTTCATCCCCAGGCTATGCCCGACTGGTGGCTTCTGCCTCTGGCCGGTGTGGCCTTAGTGCTGCCCGGACTTTTTTTCAGCGCGCTTTTGTTCAGATTCAAACCGGATAAAAAACATTTCATGGCCATGTCCGGCATGCAGAACGCACTTTTTATTGTTCTTCCCATTGGTCATCTTCTGTTTCCAGAACAGTTTAATCTTTTTGCTCTGTATTGCTTTCTTCTGGTGATGGGCGTCACGCCGGTCATGTGGAGTCTGGGTAAAGTAATGCTCGCCCCGGATACACACGACGGATTTCACTTGAAAAGCCTTATGACCCCGCCCCTGGTTGCGATTGTTATATCTGTCGGTCTGGTTTTTGAGGGCCTGTCCCCATTGGTGCCACATACGGTTATTGCCTCCATGACTCTTCTTGGCGAGGCGGCCATCCCTTTGGCCATTTTTATTCTCGGGGGCACCCTCGGGGCAATTTCAATCGGGGATATTCCTGATCTTAAAGATATTTTCATCGTTTTTATTGTAAAATTCGTTCTTGTTCCGGGATGTGTTTTTACATTGCTCCGTTTTACAAAGGACCTGCTGTCCTCCTCTCTTATCTGCAGCATGCTCATGGTCCAGGCCGCCTCTCCCCCGGCGACAAACCTGGTTCTCATCGCTGAAAACTATGGAGGAGACACCCGGGCCATCTCCTCCATGATGCTGATACAATACCTTATCGCCATTGTAGTAATGCCGGTATGGATTGCACTCTGGCAGTATAGTGCGTGTCTGGATTAAACCTATGATAAAATAGCTCTTGACCACCTTTTTCATGTGTGAGATATAAAAGCAACTTAATAAGCAATAAATCACTAATTTATTGCTTAGAGCAGATTTTAGTATGAAATGGTTTAATTTATAACGCCGATCTTCGGCATTGTTTACAAGCTGATTGTTTTGTTATATTGTTCAACGGATTCTATATGTTGGGAATAAATCTTATTCGCATTACCATTCAATGAGGTGAAATATGAAAAAAAGAATGCAGACCATTGACGGGAACACTGCGGCAACCCATGTGGCATATGCCATGAGTGAGGTGGCAGCGATTTACCCGATCACACCTTCCAGCCCTTTGGGTGAAATTGCCGATTCTTGGGCATCCAAGGGCAGAAAAAACATTTTCGGGCAGATCCTGGATATAAAGCAGATGCAGTCCGAGGCAGGTGCCGCCGGTGCTGTCCACGGTTCCCTTGCGGCTGGCGCTTTGACTTCCACCTTCACAGCCTCCCAAGGGCTGCTGCTCAAGATACCCAATATGTATAAGATTGCAGGCGAGCTGCTCCCCACGGTTTTCCATGTCACCGCCCGCGCCATTTCCGCCCATGCTCTGTCCATCTTCGGAGACCATCAGGACGTTATGGCAGCCAGACAGACCGGATTTGCCATGCTGTCATCCTGCTCTGTTCAGGAAGCCCAGGATCTGGCCCTTGTGGCACACCTTGCCACCATCGAAGCCCGGGTTCCGTTCCTTCATTTTTACGACGGGTTCAGAACCTCCCATGAAATCCAGAAAATTGAAATGATCGAATATGAGGACATGGCAGCCCTGTTTAATTATGACGCATACTGGGCATTCAAAGCCAGGGCCATGAGCCCCGAACACCCCGACACCCGCGGAACGGCCCAGAACCCGGATATCTATTTCCAGGGCAGGGAAGCAACCAACTCTTATTACCTCAAAGTGCCTGCCATTGTTAAACAATACATGAAAAAGGTCGGCGATCTCACCGGGCGCCGGTATCAACCGTTTGATTATGTGGGTGACCCCGAGGCAGACCGGGTTATTGTGGCCATGGGTTCCAGCTGTGAAGCCATTGAAGAGACCATTGAAAAACTCAACGGCATGGGTCAGCGTTTGGGGTTGATAAAAGTACGTCTGTACAGACCCTTTGATATCCAGGAATTTTTGCGTGCCGTACCCACTTCCGTGGAAACCCTGACAGTGCTTGACAGGACCAAAGAACCCGGTGCCATTGGCGAGCCTTTGTACCAGGATGTCTGCACCGCCTTTATGGAACATGGGGAAGGCCCCCGGATAATCGGTGGTCGTTACGGA is drawn from uncultured Desulfobacter sp. and contains these coding sequences:
- the pilQ gene encoding type IV pilus secretin PilQ; translation: MKKQKNKELQSNSSSLPKTIDKIWVNPKADAFEVWIQGSGALNDYTSIKQPFPFAVSVYLTNARLAPAVDAGSFSDPRVSSVNVGFIDDAQTTVKVEILLKADLPYIVEEKPDRLGIILKGSPSAVDQTDGAGPVTDESGQDLDDAEVLPEDVPIPKTTAHLTHIEFDNNTLGQSDIQIQTDHPVRYETIQNSKDSLGLILYNTMVPLRHQRPLVTRYFNSAVVQVMPRPNPANPNDALVDIKIRETVPFQVVQTTRGIHMTFEASTVSPPEFDKAKVSLNADQKTHDILQKQDVQKQDQGQPEIQGNKTVMDQDPLLNPSSIRYTGEKIKLDFYETDIKNVFRILKSVGGVNFAIDKDVEGKVTLSLEDPVPWDQILDLVLKMNSLDKKMEGNVIRIATAQTLAREENERQDAIAARQKSEDQKKALEPLVTEYIPVNYSDAKADIEPHVSQILTPSRGKISVDTRTNMLIITDTQAKVTQANELIYRLDKVTPQIMIEAKVVEVTKEFSRKFGINWNLSNASSVTSGFVDDYSVSVNAATKVGISGDFSFFGLFGSSVSALNAKLESSEAQGDVRIVSAPRILTLDNKKAMIKQGQQYAYYERDDSGGSSVAFKDIDLLLEVTPHVTPDNRISMTVRLTKNDVGPENSLGVPSLVTNEAETELLVNNNDTVVIGGVIKTNQSQDSDGIPFLAGIPGLGYLFGSKSKTDDRNELLIFLTPSIVQLEQKKHTVQ
- a CDS encoding AEC family transporter, which produces MFFQAGITVFNAIFQLLLISLTAGICVRQHWVSRDQIKSLSAVTINVFLPCLIMAKTLTQFHPQAMPDWWLLPLAGVALVLPGLFFSALLFRFKPDKKHFMAMSGMQNALFIVLPIGHLLFPEQFNLFALYCFLLVMGVTPVMWSLGKVMLAPDTHDGFHLKSLMTPPLVAIVISVGLVFEGLSPLVPHTVIASMTLLGEAAIPLAIFILGGTLGAISIGDIPDLKDIFIVFIVKFVLVPGCVFTLLRFTKDLLSSSLICSMLMVQAASPPATNLVLIAENYGGDTRAISSMMLIQYLIAIVVMPVWIALWQYSACLD